One Parageobacillus sp. KH3-4 genomic region harbors:
- a CDS encoding 3D domain-containing protein: MKKLLLYITSSFFLAFGFSGAASAAGTYQVKSGDTLWDIAKKYKVTVSQLKSWNNLKSDLIKPKQVLKISGTVTKAAAKTTVKKAVAKTAAYKTITVKAYAYTVNCKGCSGITATGLNLKKNPLMKVIAVDPKVIPLGSKVYVEGYGYAVAADKGGGIRGNKIDVFMPTKAKAIQWGVRTVKVKVYK; the protein is encoded by the coding sequence TTGAAAAAATTACTATTATATATTACTTCATCATTCTTTCTAGCATTCGGATTTTCAGGAGCTGCATCGGCAGCCGGTACATATCAGGTAAAAAGTGGTGACACTCTTTGGGACATAGCTAAAAAGTATAAAGTGACTGTCAGCCAGCTAAAGAGCTGGAATAACCTTAAAAGCGATTTGATCAAACCAAAGCAGGTTTTAAAGATTTCAGGAACGGTAACCAAAGCGGCTGCTAAAACTACAGTAAAAAAGGCGGTAGCCAAAACAGCAGCGTACAAAACAATCACCGTTAAAGCATATGCTTATACAGTAAACTGCAAAGGGTGCAGCGGGATAACGGCTACAGGCTTAAATTTAAAGAAAAATCCTTTGATGAAAGTAATTGCCGTTGATCCAAAGGTAATTCCGTTAGGTTCAAAGGTTTATGTGGAAGGTTACGGCTATGCGGTTGCAGCTGATAAAGGAGGCGGAATCAGAGGCAACAAAATTGACGTATTCATGCCTACAAAAGCAAAAGCTATCCAATGGGGTGTGAGAACAGTAAAAGTTAAAGTATATAAATAA
- a CDS encoding DUF6792 domain-containing protein, which translates to MSNEEVLSTDILRARIMNVEYQNLSIDEIKREIKRIYIEETGKEPPAHINIYRSDDFKDFSHIDSGFDGTAIHFYDEEKGINQAYIITRGSEVSEKDTWKPLDWFYNTFGIFVGKDKSQYRDAMHFDEIVTKKIDEDLEKNKYDKKIKLKKIGLGHSLGGNLIVTIQLTAKEYEQVYVINDAPPSYYQLAKIDVDFWYDLAERFNLNPLNYNSIYTLSPSKLKVFAEEYYKKQIDERSIHHLTAQEDMLYAVSGARGFIDIGSRRVIDTNKDFTSIKDLVSKISDKDVKAIQVYLSQYSDVYNEKGFDEVVQAMTGVDIAFIESLQGYDSMDYVWHAGDIVSKANHMLDDMKVKIPELMKNVAILYKNLDPIFSVFVELGYVTPEEKKTVLSEVKGIEKDIASIQQLLRKTWNWRMAIPLLTPLVTDDILQWKASIEVLFQIRDKVLDILKRLQIIQENTANLRNAITMSVDAHTLNEVIMALARSKGRTYDEYGNLILVKKVGDHEIRMNLSSAVRIYQKGLQILEEKETVLHEMKQRYFDEYVEDFEMQKRKLMNKINDMEQNPWAYQHLLGHFTYDAEQVHVLRRIEVHESIPPMDPMIPHIFETMFSYYEQEISKGKKLIATIKKSFEEFFEQDQNVSKIFDLRYG; encoded by the coding sequence GTGTCAAATGAAGAAGTACTAAGTACGGATATATTGCGTGCGCGGATTATGAATGTAGAATATCAAAATCTTAGCATTGACGAAATCAAAAGAGAAATCAAAAGAATTTATATCGAAGAAACGGGAAAGGAACCGCCCGCTCACATTAATATTTATCGCTCTGATGATTTTAAAGATTTCAGTCATATTGATTCTGGTTTTGATGGAACAGCGATTCATTTTTATGATGAGGAGAAGGGAATCAATCAAGCGTATATCATTACAAGAGGAAGCGAAGTATCAGAGAAAGATACATGGAAGCCCCTTGATTGGTTTTATAATACCTTTGGTATTTTCGTGGGTAAAGACAAAAGCCAATATAGAGATGCCATGCATTTTGACGAAATAGTAACTAAAAAAATAGATGAAGACTTGGAAAAGAATAAATATGATAAAAAAATCAAGTTAAAGAAAATAGGACTAGGTCATTCTTTGGGTGGAAACTTAATTGTTACTATCCAGTTAACAGCAAAAGAGTATGAGCAAGTATATGTAATTAATGATGCTCCTCCTAGTTATTATCAGTTAGCAAAAATAGATGTTGATTTTTGGTATGATTTAGCCGAAAGATTTAACTTAAATCCTTTGAACTACAACTCTATATACACCCTTTCCCCTTCCAAGCTCAAAGTCTTTGCGGAAGAATACTACAAAAAGCAAATCGACGAGCGTTCGATTCATCATCTGACCGCCCAAGAGGATATGTTGTATGCGGTGAGCGGGGCGCGGGGGTTCATCGATATCGGAAGCCGCCGGGTCATTGATACGAACAAGGATTTTACTAGTATCAAAGATTTGGTTTCCAAAATATCGGATAAAGATGTCAAAGCCATTCAAGTGTATTTATCGCAATATTCCGATGTTTACAATGAAAAAGGGTTTGATGAGGTCGTTCAGGCGATGACGGGGGTCGATATCGCTTTTATTGAGTCGCTTCAGGGCTATGATAGCATGGACTACGTGTGGCATGCAGGAGACATTGTTTCGAAAGCGAATCATATGCTCGACGATATGAAAGTGAAAATTCCGGAACTCATGAAGAACGTGGCGATTTTGTATAAAAATTTGGATCCGATATTCAGTGTTTTTGTGGAGTTGGGCTATGTTACTCCAGAAGAAAAGAAAACGGTTTTGAGCGAAGTCAAGGGAATTGAAAAGGATATCGCATCGATTCAACAACTGCTTCGCAAAACATGGAATTGGAGAATGGCCATTCCACTCCTTACCCCATTGGTAACTGATGACATTCTTCAATGGAAAGCTAGTATTGAGGTGTTATTCCAGATTCGGGATAAGGTATTGGACATCTTAAAACGCCTTCAAATCATCCAAGAAAATACGGCGAATCTTCGAAATGCCATCACCATGAGCGTGGATGCCCATACCTTGAACGAAGTCATCATGGCTCTCGCCCGTTCCAAAGGCAGAACGTATGATGAGTATGGGAATTTAATCTTAGTCAAGAAGGTGGGAGACCACGAAATCCGGATGAATCTTTCCTCCGCCGTAAGAATTTATCAAAAGGGACTGCAAATCCTGGAAGAAAAAGAAACGGTATTACATGAGATGAAGCAGCGATATTTCGATGAATATGTAGAAGATTTTGAAATGCAAAAACGAAAACTGATGAACAAAATCAATGACATGGAACAAAACCCGTGGGCCTATCAGCATTTATTGGGGCATTTCACCTACGATGCTGAACAGGTGCATGTGTTGCGCCGCATTGAGGTTCATGAGTCGATTCCGCCGATGGATCCGATGATTCCGCATATCTTTGAAACGATGTTTTCGTATTATGAACAGGAAATTTCTAAAGGAAAAAAACTCATTGCAACGATCAAAAAATCGTTTGAAGAGTTTTTTGAGCAGGACCAAAATGTGTCCAAGATATTTGATTTGCGATATGGATAA
- a CDS encoding WXG100 family type VII secretion target, with protein sequence MSGVIRLTPEELRGVARQYNTESSNVTELISRLDQMSNMLQGIWEGASSEAFIQQYHELRPSFEKMAVLLNEIAQQLHNSATILEETDQQIAGQIRG encoded by the coding sequence ATGTCTGGAGTTATTCGCTTAACGCCAGAAGAGTTACGAGGAGTCGCAAGACAATATAATACAGAAAGCTCTAATGTCACGGAATTGATTTCAAGATTGGATCAAATGAGCAATATGCTGCAAGGAATTTGGGAAGGTGCTTCTAGTGAAGCATTTATCCAGCAGTATCACGAGTTGCGCCCATCGTTTGAAAAAATGGCTGTATTATTAAATGAAATCGCGCAACAATTGCACAACTCCGCTACGATTTTGGAAGAAACAGATCAGCAAATCGCTGGCCAAATCCGCGGGTAA
- a CDS encoding EsaB/YukD family protein: MYIQITIDLRHYTEDVFDLRLSNFYSIKKLIDIVWQLKNISAPPREGYWVRVDNKQMVCPGYFTLKDSGITDGDRIVIL, translated from the coding sequence ATGTATATTCAAATCACTATCGATCTTCGGCATTATACGGAGGATGTATTTGACCTTCGTCTGTCCAATTTTTATTCGATCAAAAAGCTCATCGATATTGTTTGGCAGTTAAAAAACATATCGGCGCCGCCAAGAGAAGGCTACTGGGTGCGGGTAGACAATAAACAAATGGTCTGCCCAGGCTATTTTACATTAAAGGACAGCGGAATTACGGATGGAGACCGCATTGTGATATTGTAG